One region of Ptiloglossa arizonensis isolate GNS036 chromosome 8, iyPtiAriz1_principal, whole genome shotgun sequence genomic DNA includes:
- the LOC143149855 gene encoding N-acetylneuraminate lyase isoform X1 — translation MPKTPFTFRGLIVPVLTPFNNDSKRTLNLSIIPQYAEYLAKKKITGVLVNGTTGEGTSMSVPERKLVTEAWATAVKTTKQHLMVQVGGGPLPEVLELAKHAESIKADSLLCLPELYFKPTTSDQLTEYLKLVSDAASNTPLLYYHIPMLTNVNVHMGQFLESLGEQIPTFVGIKFTSSALDEGAQALHANNKKYAIFLGNDQLMSAATALGMDSCIATSINMLPEYALEILAEGRKGNSIKAREKQEQLSRAVIAISKYGNWVETMKIAMPLLTNINTGPVRPPLKTLSSEITAAMAKDLQTLGFETKI, via the exons AAAACACCGTTCACTTTTAGAGGACTCATAGTTCCCGTGTTAACACCTTTTAATAATGACAG CAAAAGAACTTTAAACTTATCAATTATACCACAATATGCCGAATATTTAGCTAAAAAGAAAATCACTGGCGTACTTG TAAACGGGACAACTGGAGAAGGTACGTCTATGTCTGTACCTGAAAGGAAATTAGTTACTGAGGCATGGGCAACCGCTGTAAAAACAACAAAGCAACACTTGATGGTTCAAGTAGGCGGTGGCCCTCTTCCAGAAGTTCTTGAGCTG GCAAAACACGCCGAAAGTATTAAGGCAGATTCCTTACTGTGTTTACCAGAATTATACTTTAAACCTACAACATCTGATCAGCTAACGGAATATTTAAAACTGGTCAGCGATGCAGCATCAAACACTCCACTTCTCTATTATCACATTCCAATGTTAACTAATGTTAATG TGCACATGGGACAATTTCTTGAATCTCTTGGTGAACAAATTCCAACTTTTGTGGGAATAAAGTTCACGAGCTCTGCCTTAGACGAAGGTGCTCAAGCGCTACACGCTAATAACAAAAAATACGCGATTTTCCTTGGAAACGATCAG ttGATGAGTGCTGCCACTGCATTAGGAATGGATTCGTGTATAGCGACAAGCATAAACATGTTGCCAGAGTATGCGCTCGAAATTCTTGCAGAAGGACGAAAAGGAAATAGCATCAAAGCAAGAGAAAAGCAGGAACAACTGTCGAGAGCTGTCATTGCTATATCAAAATATG GTAACTGGGTGGAAACAATGAAAATAGCAATGCCTTTACTGACAAATATCAACACTGGACCTGTACGTCCACCCTTGAAAACTTTATCATCAGAAATAACAGCAGCAATGGCAAAAGATTTACAAACATTgggatttgaaacaaaaatttaa
- the LOC143149855 gene encoding N-acetylneuraminate lyase isoform X3, which yields MSVPERKLVTEAWATAVKTTKQHLMVQVGGGPLPEVLELAKHAESIKADSLLCLPELYFKPTTSDQLTEYLKLVSDAASNTPLLYYHIPMLTNVNVHMGQFLESLGEQIPTFVGIKFTSSALDEGAQALHANNKKYAIFLGNDQLMSAATALGMDSCIATSINMLPEYALEILAEGRKGNSIKAREKQEQLSRAVIAISKYGNWVETMKIAMPLLTNINTGPVRPPLKTLSSEITAAMAKDLQTLGFETKI from the exons ATGTCTGTACCTGAAAGGAAATTAGTTACTGAGGCATGGGCAACCGCTGTAAAAACAACAAAGCAACACTTGATGGTTCAAGTAGGCGGTGGCCCTCTTCCAGAAGTTCTTGAGCTG GCAAAACACGCCGAAAGTATTAAGGCAGATTCCTTACTGTGTTTACCAGAATTATACTTTAAACCTACAACATCTGATCAGCTAACGGAATATTTAAAACTGGTCAGCGATGCAGCATCAAACACTCCACTTCTCTATTATCACATTCCAATGTTAACTAATGTTAATG TGCACATGGGACAATTTCTTGAATCTCTTGGTGAACAAATTCCAACTTTTGTGGGAATAAAGTTCACGAGCTCTGCCTTAGACGAAGGTGCTCAAGCGCTACACGCTAATAACAAAAAATACGCGATTTTCCTTGGAAACGATCAG ttGATGAGTGCTGCCACTGCATTAGGAATGGATTCGTGTATAGCGACAAGCATAAACATGTTGCCAGAGTATGCGCTCGAAATTCTTGCAGAAGGACGAAAAGGAAATAGCATCAAAGCAAGAGAAAAGCAGGAACAACTGTCGAGAGCTGTCATTGCTATATCAAAATATG GTAACTGGGTGGAAACAATGAAAATAGCAATGCCTTTACTGACAAATATCAACACTGGACCTGTACGTCCACCCTTGAAAACTTTATCATCAGAAATAACAGCAGCAATGGCAAAAGATTTACAAACATTgggatttgaaacaaaaatttaa
- the LOC143149855 gene encoding N-acetylneuraminate lyase isoform X2: MTAKKKITGVLVNGTTGEGTSMSVPERKLVTEAWATAVKTTKQHLMVQVGGGPLPEVLELAKHAESIKADSLLCLPELYFKPTTSDQLTEYLKLVSDAASNTPLLYYHIPMLTNVNVHMGQFLESLGEQIPTFVGIKFTSSALDEGAQALHANNKKYAIFLGNDQLMSAATALGMDSCIATSINMLPEYALEILAEGRKGNSIKAREKQEQLSRAVIAISKYGNWVETMKIAMPLLTNINTGPVRPPLKTLSSEITAAMAKDLQTLGFETKI, translated from the exons ATGACAG CTAAAAAGAAAATCACTGGCGTACTTG TAAACGGGACAACTGGAGAAGGTACGTCTATGTCTGTACCTGAAAGGAAATTAGTTACTGAGGCATGGGCAACCGCTGTAAAAACAACAAAGCAACACTTGATGGTTCAAGTAGGCGGTGGCCCTCTTCCAGAAGTTCTTGAGCTG GCAAAACACGCCGAAAGTATTAAGGCAGATTCCTTACTGTGTTTACCAGAATTATACTTTAAACCTACAACATCTGATCAGCTAACGGAATATTTAAAACTGGTCAGCGATGCAGCATCAAACACTCCACTTCTCTATTATCACATTCCAATGTTAACTAATGTTAATG TGCACATGGGACAATTTCTTGAATCTCTTGGTGAACAAATTCCAACTTTTGTGGGAATAAAGTTCACGAGCTCTGCCTTAGACGAAGGTGCTCAAGCGCTACACGCTAATAACAAAAAATACGCGATTTTCCTTGGAAACGATCAG ttGATGAGTGCTGCCACTGCATTAGGAATGGATTCGTGTATAGCGACAAGCATAAACATGTTGCCAGAGTATGCGCTCGAAATTCTTGCAGAAGGACGAAAAGGAAATAGCATCAAAGCAAGAGAAAAGCAGGAACAACTGTCGAGAGCTGTCATTGCTATATCAAAATATG GTAACTGGGTGGAAACAATGAAAATAGCAATGCCTTTACTGACAAATATCAACACTGGACCTGTACGTCCACCCTTGAAAACTTTATCATCAGAAATAACAGCAGCAATGGCAAAAGATTTACAAACATTgggatttgaaacaaaaatttaa